CGACTGATTTATGCTTTATTGAGGTGGGATTTTCCGATTATTTCCAAAAACGTGGATTATGAAAGGGGTTTGGCATTCAATTTCAAATCTGACTCCGACATGCCTGATGGCCAAAGGGTGATGACAGGTCATGCCAATGGACTGATTACCATGAATATCGCGGAGGCGGATGATGTGGAAAGAGAAATGGCAAGAAACAGCATGGATGAAGTTTACAGAACGGTTTTGGGCCACTTCAGACATGAGATTGGCCATTACTATTGGGAAAGACTGATTGATGGAACTGATAATCTACCAAAATTCAGAGCCCTGTATGGAGATGAAAGGTACAGTTATCAGGAGGCTTTGAATCATTACTACAAACATGGTGCTCCTGCAGATTGGAACCAAAATTACATCAGTGCCTATGCCACCATGCATCCATGGGAAAGTTGGGCTGAAACCTGGGCACATTACATGCACATGGTTGATACGCTGGAAACCGCCTATTCTTATGGATTGTCCATTGACCCACAAATCGCCAGAAACTTAGATGTCAAAACTGCAGTAATTGACCAGAATGCATATTTCTGCAAAGATTTTGAAACCATTTATCAGCTGTGGCTTCCATTGACTTTCACCATGAACAGCCTGAACCGGAGTATGGGTGCAAAAGACCTATATCCTTTTGTAATCAATACTGCTGTGAAGGAAAAATTAAAGTTTATCCATCAGGTAATCCACGGAGTGGGTTGATTTTAGATCTTAGATTGAAGAATTTAGATTTAAAAGGTAATGAATAGATTTAGAAAGTAGATTTCAGAATTGAATTTCAAATAAATGAAATAGGCATTCCTAGAAGTTTTTTTTAAACTCTTTATGCTTTGCATTTCCTTCTGGACTTTCCTACTCTCACTTATTTATATCCCAACCAATCATAGACAGGTTGGGGATCAGGAATAGCCAATTTCACTAATTCGCGTACAGGGCTAAGTCCATTCTCACTGTTTGTAAAATAGATTACTGCATTTCCCATCTCCACATTGGCAGTAAAATAGCCGCGAAAGGTATAATTGTCGCCCCACTGAAAAATCTGCTTCCCCTCAGATGTTACCTGAATACCTACACCCAATCCCCAAAAAATCTGTTGTTCTTTTCCATCCGTTGGATCGACAGGAACCTGTGGAGTAAACATCAATTGTTGGAAATAAGGATTCATTCTTTTACCGCTCAAAAGGGCTTCCAGAAATAGCGCATAATCATAGGAGGTGGTCTGAAGGGAAGCTGCAGCATTGGGATTTTTGATTTTACTTTTTGCAATCTGCTTTCCGTTTTTCTTGAAAGAAAGACTATGGTTATCATCAAATTCCTCAAGATAAACAAAACTGCTTCTTTTCATACCAAGTGGATGGAAAACATATTCCTGAGCCAATTCTTCCAAGCTTTTTTCTTTCAGGTGCTCGGTTACCTTTTGGAGCCAAACAAATCCTTCACCAGAGTACCGAAACCGCTCTCCTGGATTGTATTGGAACTTAAGTTCTCCTTTTCTCCAGTTTGGCAATCCACTCGTATGGCTGAGAATCATTCTTGCAGTTACAAGTTTATAATTGGATTCTTCTATAAGATCCTGATATTCAAAATAGGTAGACAAAGGAGTATCAAGATCAAATAACCCCTCTTCAACAAGTTGAAAAACGATATAGGCAAAAATGGGTTTGCTCAGGGATGCCGCAGAAAATACAGTCTCTTGGTCTATTGGTTGATTATTATTGTTGGCAATTCCCAAAGCATAACTTTCCTTTTTTTTTCCAGATTCTAACCAAGTATATGAAATCCCAGGGATTTTGTTTGCAGACAT
This window of the Aquiflexum balticum DSM 16537 genome carries:
- a CDS encoding zinc-binding metallopeptidase family protein is translated as MQVFKCDHCSQPVYFDNTNCLKCQNKLGFDAAQIKMVSMHLHQDGSLTESNTGKDYHYCSNQQYGVCNWVIPNDNPAKFCMACSLNRIIPDLSKPEYLARWKVIELAKHRLIYALLRWDFPIISKNVDYERGLAFNFKSDSDMPDGQRVMTGHANGLITMNIAEADDVEREMARNSMDEVYRTVLGHFRHEIGHYYWERLIDGTDNLPKFRALYGDERYSYQEALNHYYKHGAPADWNQNYISAYATMHPWESWAETWAHYMHMVDTLETAYSYGLSIDPQIARNLDVKTAVIDQNAYFCKDFETIYQLWLPLTFTMNSLNRSMGAKDLYPFVINTAVKEKLKFIHQVIHGVG
- a CDS encoding serine hydrolase domain-containing protein translates to MSANKIPGISYTWLESGKKKESYALGIANNNNQPIDQETVFSAASLSKPIFAYIVFQLVEEGLFDLDTPLSTYFEYQDLIEESNYKLVTARMILSHTSGLPNWRKGELKFQYNPGERFRYSGEGFVWLQKVTEHLKEKSLEELAQEYVFHPLGMKRSSFVYLEEFDDNHSLSFKKNGKQIAKSKIKNPNAAASLQTTSYDYALFLEALLSGKRMNPYFQQLMFTPQVPVDPTDGKEQQIFWGLGVGIQVTSEGKQIFQWGDNYTFRGYFTANVEMGNAVIYFTNSENGLSPVRELVKLAIPDPQPVYDWLGYK